A single uncultured Acetobacterium sp. DNA region contains:
- a CDS encoding pyruvate carboxylase has protein sequence MKKFNKVLIANRGEIAIRIIRACQELGIHTVAIYAQEDKLSLFRTKADESYLITGTTGPVEAYLDMDKIITLAKKKEVDAIHPGYGFLSENPLFAKRCEEEGIVFIGPTHEMMEKMGDKIQSKIVAKSVNVPTIPGVEKPITSDAEAIEFAQKAGYPIILKAAAGGGGRGMRIVRDEKDLLKEFHSATSEATKAFGDGTIFVEKYLEEPKHIEVQILGDNHGNVVHLFERDCSIQRRHQKIVEFTPSLSINDEQRQAICRDAIKLAKEVNYRNAGTIEFLVDKKGDHYFIEMNPRIQVEHTVTELVTGIDLVQSQILIAQGLRLDSEEIGIPSQDAIETRGASIQCRITTEDPKNHFMPDTGRLDVYRTGSGFGIRLDGGNGFTGAEITPYYDSLLVKSTSFSRTFEDARRKAVRGLKEMKIEGVQTNKDFLINVLQHPTFINGKCDTKFIDDHPELFEIEDQKSEASTVLKYFGNIIVNETFGNKPDFDEPYIPSIPVDTHFVGTKQILDERGPDGLVKWIKEQDKLLLCDTTFRDAHQSIAATRVRSRDMIKIARETAALVPDLFALEMWGGATFDVSYRFLKESPWRRLDELRKRVPNILFQMLLRGANAVGYKNYPDNVIRAFVQEAAKSGIDIFRIFDSLNWMDGMKISIDEVLKTDKIAEVSICYTGDILDTSRTKYNLDYYVRMAHEIEKTGAHILAIKDMSGLLKPGAAYKLIEALKAEVSMPIHLHTHDTTGNGVATVLFGQMAGADIADAALNGISGLTSQPALNSIVAALKNTPRDTGLNEDELQILSDYWGTTRQVYSKFESELKSGSTEIYKLEIPGGQYSNLRAQVESFGLGHKFREVKEKYMEANLMLGDIVKVTPSSKTVGDLAIFMVQNDLTVDNIKTKGKELSYPDSVVDFYKGMIGQPEGGFDPELQKIVLKGVEPITVRPGALLPDEDFDKIKRDFKEEFGCELSDREVLSVALYPKVMKEYVEFLQEYGDFMRMESHAFFYGLKVGEVIDVEVSKGKRFIIKLVNIGLPNDEGMCPVMFEVDGFRREIYVEDKRSLSAKQKVTMLKADAKNSKQIGSGIPGTVLKVLVNEGEAVKQNQALVIVEAMKMETEMVASEDGTVKRIYVSEGQSVQSGELIVEME, from the coding sequence ATGAAAAAGTTTAATAAAGTACTAATTGCCAATCGAGGAGAAATTGCCATTCGAATTATTCGAGCCTGTCAAGAGCTGGGGATTCATACCGTGGCAATTTATGCACAAGAAGATAAACTATCCCTGTTTAGAACCAAGGCGGATGAGTCTTATCTGATTACCGGAACCACCGGTCCGGTCGAAGCCTATCTGGATATGGACAAGATTATTACACTGGCTAAGAAAAAAGAAGTTGATGCCATCCATCCCGGTTATGGTTTTCTTTCGGAAAACCCGCTTTTTGCAAAGCGATGTGAAGAGGAAGGAATTGTCTTTATTGGACCAACCCATGAAATGATGGAAAAAATGGGCGATAAGATCCAATCAAAAATTGTCGCCAAAAGTGTCAATGTGCCAACCATACCCGGAGTTGAAAAACCGATCACTTCGGATGCAGAAGCGATTGAGTTTGCCCAAAAGGCCGGTTATCCAATTATCTTAAAGGCAGCAGCCGGCGGCGGCGGTCGCGGCATGCGAATTGTTCGGGATGAAAAAGACTTACTGAAAGAATTCCATTCAGCAACCAGCGAAGCAACCAAGGCATTTGGTGACGGAACCATTTTTGTTGAAAAATATCTGGAAGAACCGAAACACATTGAAGTTCAGATTCTGGGGGATAATCATGGCAATGTGGTCCATCTCTTCGAACGGGACTGTTCCATCCAGCGACGTCACCAGAAAATTGTCGAATTTACCCCATCCTTAAGCATTAATGACGAACAGCGCCAGGCGATCTGCAGGGATGCTATTAAACTGGCCAAAGAAGTCAATTACCGTAACGCCGGAACGATTGAGTTTCTGGTCGATAAAAAGGGCGATCACTATTTTATCGAAATGAACCCTCGTATTCAGGTAGAGCACACCGTTACCGAACTGGTCACTGGCATTGATCTGGTTCAGTCCCAGATTTTAATTGCTCAGGGCTTGCGCTTAGATTCAGAAGAAATCGGGATTCCGAGTCAGGATGCCATCGAAACCCGGGGCGCATCAATTCAATGCCGAATCACCACCGAGGATCCTAAGAATCACTTTATGCCGGATACCGGCCGTTTAGATGTTTATCGAACCGGCAGCGGTTTTGGAATCCGACTGGATGGCGGTAATGGCTTTACCGGAGCGGAAATTACCCCTTATTACGACAGTCTTTTAGTCAAGAGTACCTCGTTCTCCAGAACCTTTGAAGATGCTCGCCGTAAAGCCGTACGGGGACTCAAAGAAATGAAGATTGAAGGCGTTCAGACGAATAAAGATTTTCTGATCAATGTCTTGCAGCACCCAACCTTTATCAATGGAAAATGTGATACCAAGTTTATTGACGATCATCCCGAATTATTTGAGATCGAAGATCAGAAAAGTGAAGCCTCCACGGTGCTTAAGTACTTTGGGAATATCATCGTTAATGAAACCTTCGGGAACAAACCGGATTTTGATGAACCATATATTCCCTCCATACCGGTGGATACTCATTTTGTCGGCACCAAACAAATACTGGATGAACGGGGACCAGACGGTCTGGTTAAATGGATCAAAGAACAGGATAAGTTGTTGCTTTGTGACACCACCTTCCGTGATGCCCATCAATCCATCGCTGCCACCCGGGTGCGAAGCCGGGATATGATTAAAATTGCCCGCGAAACGGCAGCGCTGGTACCGGATCTGTTTGCTCTGGAAATGTGGGGAGGCGCAACCTTCGATGTTTCTTATCGGTTCCTGAAAGAATCGCCATGGCGACGTCTGGATGAACTGCGAAAACGGGTACCCAACATTTTATTCCAGATGCTCCTGCGGGGTGCCAATGCAGTTGGTTACAAGAATTATCCAGATAATGTGATCCGTGCCTTTGTTCAGGAAGCTGCCAAAAGCGGAATTGACATCTTCCGTATTTTTGACTCTCTCAACTGGATGGATGGCATGAAGATTTCCATCGATGAGGTTTTAAAAACTGATAAGATTGCTGAAGTCAGCATCTGTTATACCGGAGATATTTTAGACACCTCCCGAACCAAATACAATCTGGATTACTATGTCCGAATGGCGCATGAAATTGAAAAAACCGGGGCCCATATTCTAGCCATTAAGGATATGTCGGGTTTATTGAAACCAGGGGCTGCCTATAAACTGATTGAAGCCTTAAAAGCTGAGGTCAGTATGCCGATCCACCTTCATACCCATGATACCACCGGAAATGGCGTTGCCACCGTACTGTTTGGTCAAATGGCCGGAGCCGATATTGCCGATGCGGCACTTAACGGCATCAGTGGTCTAACCTCCCAGCCAGCTCTTAATTCGATTGTGGCAGCATTGAAAAATACCCCCAGAGATACTGGTTTAAATGAAGACGAACTGCAAATTTTATCAGATTATTGGGGGACAACCCGACAGGTCTACAGCAAGTTTGAATCCGAACTGAAATCCGGTTCCACTGAGATTTATAAATTAGAAATACCGGGTGGACAATACTCCAACCTCCGGGCTCAGGTAGAGAGTTTTGGATTAGGTCATAAATTCAGAGAAGTAAAAGAAAAATATATGGAAGCTAACTTGATGCTGGGTGATATTGTCAAGGTAACCCCATCATCGAAAACTGTCGGTGATTTAGCAATCTTCATGGTTCAGAATGATCTGACTGTGGATAACATTAAAACAAAGGGCAAAGAATTATCCTACCCGGACTCCGTTGTAGATTTCTACAAGGGTATGATTGGTCAGCCGGAAGGCGGATTTGACCCGGAACTTCAGAAAATTGTTTTAAAAGGCGTTGAACCGATTACCGTTCGTCCGGGGGCGTTGTTGCCGGATGAAGATTTTGATAAAATAAAACGGGATTTTAAAGAAGAATTTGGCTGCGAACTGAGTGATCGGGAAGTATTAAGTGTTGCCCTGTATCCAAAGGTAATGAAAGAGTATGTCGAGTTCCTCCAGGAATATGGCGATTTCATGCGAATGGAAAGCCACGCTTTCTTCTATGGTTTAAAAGTTGGCGAAGTCATCGATGTGGAAGTATCTAAAGGGAAACGCTTTATCATCAAACTGGTTAATATTGGCTTGCCAAATGACGAGGGGATGTGTCCGGTGATGTTTGAAGTGGATGGTTTCCGACGAGAAATCTATGTTGAAGATAAACGCAGCCTTTCAGCAAAACAGAAAGTGACCATGCTAAAGGCGGATGCTAAAAATTCAAAACAAATCGGCTCTGGTATTCCCGGAACGGTTCTAAAAGTTCTAGTCAACGAAGGCGAAGCTGTTAAACAAAATCAGGCGCTGGTTATTGTTGAAGCCATGAAGATGGAAACTGAAATGGTGGCCAGCGAAGATGGCACCGTTAAACGAATTTACGTTTCTGAAGGGCAAAGCGTCCAATCCGGCGAATTAATCGTTGAAATGGAATAA
- a CDS encoding GH3 auxin-responsive promoter family protein, which yields MEENRKQEEISYYILGEHDGSSIPEILKEMPNEKLIKSFYLIENTPEDTQKRVLQDILKCAENSDFGKKMGFAKIDTADEYRKKVPISDYTYVEAVLDKLKYGDVDILFNGPPASFIATSGSTGIPKLIPESKNGELIKGLVSQIRAILLLMLAPEVMAPGKKVLAIANPSEYGKTEGGIPIGSASGQAAKDMPSEMLKKMVLPVELMLAKDLSNEATDYLTIRYALEEKHLAGVVCSNIAHFNILLKKMNTLVEDLLADIEAGQINSKITLNEDLREKLNSKLTPNPQRAEELRNIFMANKTLGVASIWPEFTVVSCWMSSSAAKIVADIKKNLPPTVKFLEWGYGASEGKFNIPDVPQDPAGLLALFGYFFEFLPVGSENNETVLAHELKQGEYYELIVTSYSGLYRYNMKDIIRVSGFNNQAPRIVFISKASEYLEIDELKLMIYQIDAYIKKVSDQKNEEVRFYQILLDQKQKTLVFILEPHANHFPGDLFREGLEKTLRTENSAYEKLRSSNQLNALEVIIMPDGYRDSLFTRSIMPGKNVNQTKLKTIVKEYPEEGSMVYWAKEGE from the coding sequence ATGGAAGAAAATAGAAAGCAGGAAGAAATTTCATATTACATCTTGGGGGAACACGACGGAAGTAGCATTCCTGAAATACTAAAAGAAATGCCCAATGAAAAATTAATCAAAAGCTTCTATTTAATAGAAAATACTCCTGAAGACACACAAAAGCGTGTGCTTCAGGATATTTTAAAATGTGCTGAAAATAGTGACTTTGGGAAAAAAATGGGCTTTGCGAAGATTGATACCGCTGATGAGTATCGAAAAAAGGTACCAATCTCTGATTATACATATGTGGAAGCGGTTCTTGACAAGCTTAAATATGGGGATGTGGATATTTTATTTAATGGACCACCGGCCAGCTTTATTGCAACAAGTGGATCTACCGGAATTCCGAAACTCATTCCTGAAAGCAAAAACGGCGAACTGATCAAAGGACTGGTTTCCCAGATTCGTGCCATTCTGCTGTTGATGCTGGCTCCGGAAGTTATGGCACCGGGGAAAAAAGTTTTGGCCATTGCAAATCCTTCTGAATACGGAAAAACTGAAGGGGGCATTCCGATTGGTTCGGCCTCGGGTCAGGCGGCAAAAGATATGCCGAGCGAGATGCTAAAGAAAATGGTTTTGCCAGTTGAATTAATGCTAGCAAAAGACCTGAGTAATGAAGCAACTGACTATTTAACGATCCGTTATGCGCTGGAAGAAAAACACTTGGCGGGTGTGGTGTGTAGCAATATTGCCCACTTTAATATTTTACTGAAAAAAATGAATACCCTGGTTGAAGATTTGCTAGCTGATATTGAAGCAGGCCAAATCAATTCAAAAATTACACTTAACGAAGATCTGCGCGAAAAGCTTAACTCAAAATTAACGCCAAATCCTCAGCGTGCCGAAGAATTAAGAAATATTTTTATGGCGAACAAAACGCTTGGTGTTGCATCGATCTGGCCAGAATTTACGGTGGTTTCCTGTTGGATGTCGTCCAGTGCAGCGAAAATTGTGGCCGATATTAAAAAGAATTTACCCCCAACAGTGAAGTTTTTGGAGTGGGGTTATGGTGCCAGCGAAGGCAAGTTCAACATTCCCGATGTACCTCAAGATCCGGCTGGCCTGCTCGCTCTTTTTGGGTACTTTTTTGAATTTCTGCCGGTGGGATCAGAAAATAATGAGACGGTGCTTGCGCATGAACTAAAACAAGGCGAATACTATGAGTTGATTGTTACCTCGTATTCCGGGCTTTATCGCTATAATATGAAAGACATTATCCGAGTTTCTGGTTTCAATAACCAGGCGCCCCGGATTGTTTTTATCAGCAAAGCCTCTGAATATCTGGAGATCGACGAGCTAAAATTGATGATTTATCAAATTGATGCGTACATTAAGAAAGTATCTGACCAGAAAAATGAAGAAGTTCGCTTTTACCAGATTTTATTGGATCAAAAGCAGAAAACGTTAGTGTTTATCCTTGAACCCCACGCCAATCACTTTCCAGGCGATTTGTTTAGAGAAGGGTTGGAAAAAACATTACGAACTGAAAACAGCGCTTATGAAAAATTAAGAAGTTCAAATCAGCTAAACGCCCTGGAAGTCATCATTATGCCAGATGGATACCGGGATTCTCTGTTCACCCGATCAATCATGCCGGGTAAGAATGTTAATCAGACGAAGTTAAAAACAATCGTGAAGGAATACCCTGAAGAAGGCAGCATGGTTTATTGGGCAAAGGAAGGCGAATAA
- a CDS encoding GH3 auxin-responsive promoter family protein, giving the protein MIKILPKMLYSLNIKKGYKKIEKFDYLTENAPEINKQLMLDMLKKNAETEYGKKYHFSEIATIEDYKKMVPFSIYDDYAPYIERMIAGETDLITKDPIVHYALTSGSVDNPKKIPVSEQTVKLYREYATQFSFAIIARALGKKWKRGRGLNLMEVKFETLPNGLFAGSISGRGVYSIKNLLFLMFTSPKEIVFPTEIMDTKYAHLRFALMDRNLTYIVSAFMTGISDLMKYLETNWEIIVDDIEKGTINPDIKIPDDVKAQLQKQIKPDPKRAAELRAEFKKGFETPIVRRIWPDFAFVHAIGSGGFAVYTDKMRHYLGDVPIYFSVYAASESIMAICNEMESQEFVLIPDSAFYEFIPVDQEDSEETLTMEQLETGKDYEIVLTNTSGFYRYRIKDVVRVVGWYKNCPKIQFVYRLNQMVSIAGEKTTEECISWAVKEFAKDTECELVDYSVYADVAVSPGRYVIIMETEKRMSKENHDKYRIIIEEKLGIANPSIGSKVKSGILSPSEITFVQEETYALYRDLMIMRGISGNQLKPVRVIDTLIKENFFFALVDKE; this is encoded by the coding sequence ATGATAAAAATATTACCCAAAATGTTGTATTCCCTGAATATTAAGAAGGGCTACAAAAAAATTGAGAAGTTTGATTATTTAACTGAAAATGCACCGGAAATTAACAAACAACTGATGTTGGACATGTTGAAGAAGAATGCTGAAACCGAATATGGAAAGAAATATCATTTTAGTGAAATTGCAACCATTGAGGACTATAAAAAGATGGTTCCTTTTTCAATTTACGATGATTATGCACCCTATATTGAACGGATGATCGCGGGAGAAACAGATCTGATCACCAAGGATCCGATTGTCCATTACGCACTTACCTCGGGAAGCGTTGATAATCCCAAGAAAATCCCCGTTTCTGAACAAACGGTAAAACTCTATCGGGAGTATGCCACCCAGTTCAGTTTTGCGATTATCGCCCGGGCATTAGGTAAAAAGTGGAAACGGGGCCGAGGGCTGAATCTGATGGAAGTTAAATTTGAGACGCTTCCGAATGGCTTATTTGCTGGTTCGATCTCAGGTCGAGGGGTTTACAGTATCAAAAACCTCTTGTTTTTAATGTTTACCTCGCCAAAAGAAATTGTTTTTCCCACCGAAATAATGGATACCAAGTATGCGCATCTGCGTTTTGCGCTGATGGATCGAAACCTTACATATATCGTTTCGGCCTTTATGACTGGGATTTCCGATTTGATGAAATATCTGGAAACCAACTGGGAAATCATTGTGGATGATATTGAGAAAGGAACGATCAATCCGGATATCAAAATACCTGACGATGTGAAGGCACAGTTGCAAAAACAGATTAAGCCCGACCCTAAACGGGCAGCAGAATTACGGGCTGAATTTAAAAAAGGGTTCGAAACACCGATCGTTCGAAGAATCTGGCCGGATTTCGCTTTTGTGCATGCTATTGGTAGTGGGGGATTTGCGGTTTATACAGATAAAATGCGTCATTATCTGGGAGATGTTCCCATTTATTTTAGCGTTTATGCAGCTTCAGAGTCGATCATGGCGATTTGCAACGAAATGGAATCCCAGGAGTTTGTTTTAATTCCAGACTCGGCCTTTTATGAGTTTATTCCGGTAGACCAGGAAGATTCAGAAGAAACGCTGACCATGGAACAATTAGAAACAGGAAAAGACTACGAGATTGTTTTGACCAATACTTCCGGTTTTTACCGGTATCGCATCAAAGATGTGGTTCGCGTCGTGGGCTGGTATAAAAACTGCCCTAAAATTCAATTTGTTTATCGGCTCAATCAAATGGTTAGTATTGCCGGGGAAAAGACCACCGAAGAATGTATTTCCTGGGCCGTTAAAGAATTTGCCAAAGATACTGAATGCGAGTTGGTTGATTACAGCGTGTATGCTGATGTTGCCGTATCACCGGGTCGTTATGTCATCATTATGGAAACCGAAAAACGAATGTCAAAGGAAAACCATGATAAATATCGGATTATCATTGAAGAAAAACTGGGAATCGCTAATCCATCCATTGGTTCCAAGGTGAAAAGCGGTATTTTAAGCCCATCCGAAATAACATTTGTCCAGGAAGAAACCTATGCGCTGTATCGTGATTTAATGATCATGCGAGGGATTTCCGGTAATCAGTTAAAGCCAGTCCGAGTTATCGACACGCTGATCAAAGAAAATTTCTTTTTTGCGCTAGTTGATAAGGAGTAG
- a CDS encoding STAS domain-containing protein, with translation MNIEIKQENEIFVVELEGRMDTNTSPDFQKEMEPYYTKNGFNMLLDFDKLDFVSSAGLRVLLLIQKKSKALNGIFVIKNVKPEIQEVFDMTGFSDILTIE, from the coding sequence ATGAACATTGAAATCAAACAGGAAAACGAAATATTTGTGGTTGAACTCGAAGGCAGAATGGATACCAATACATCCCCGGATTTTCAAAAAGAAATGGAACCATATTACACTAAAAATGGCTTTAATATGCTTCTCGATTTTGATAAACTTGATTTTGTCAGTAGTGCCGGATTAAGGGTTTTACTGTTAATTCAAAAAAAATCTAAGGCGCTCAACGGAATTTTCGTGATTAAAAATGTAAAACCAGAGATTCAGGAAGTATTTGATATGACAGGATTCTCTGATATTTTAACTATCGAGTAA
- the aroC gene encoding chorismate synthase has translation MGSTWGNKFKVSIFGESHGNGIGAVIDGLPSGIEIDLERVQHELNRRAARGNPLATPRKEGDQIEILSGIFNGKTTGAPLAGLIRNENTRSGDYAKTKDLMRPGHADYASNARYGGFQDYRGGGHFSGRLTAPLVFAGAIAKEILSEIRPEMRIGSRIVSIANIKDEPIKDWKRYETLCNGFKNPAFPLYHANLEDPMKQAIIAAMEDDDSVGGIVEGFITGAKPGIGNPFFESIESQLSALLFSIPAVKGVTFGAGFDVVEHHGSETNDALRITNGKIESLTNNNGGINGGISNGMPIVFQVAFKPTPSIGKEQQTINLAQMKDATLKIEGRHDPCIVIRAFPVVEAVTAICMADFLL, from the coding sequence TTGGGCTCGACATGGGGGAATAAATTTAAAGTGTCAATTTTTGGTGAATCCCATGGCAATGGCATCGGTGCTGTTATCGATGGCCTGCCCTCGGGGATCGAGATTGATCTGGAACGGGTTCAGCACGAACTGAACCGTCGGGCAGCCCGGGGGAATCCGCTGGCAACCCCTCGAAAAGAAGGCGATCAGATTGAAATCCTCAGTGGGATTTTTAATGGTAAAACTACCGGTGCGCCTTTGGCGGGACTGATTCGCAATGAGAACACCCGCTCCGGGGATTATGCCAAAACAAAAGATCTGATGCGTCCCGGACATGCTGACTATGCCAGCAACGCCAGATATGGCGGCTTTCAGGATTACCGTGGCGGCGGCCACTTCTCCGGACGACTGACAGCACCACTGGTTTTTGCAGGAGCAATTGCTAAGGAGATCCTCAGCGAAATTCGACCAGAGATGCGTATTGGCAGCCGGATCGTTTCAATTGCAAATATTAAAGATGAACCGATCAAAGATTGGAAACGATATGAGACGTTATGTAATGGCTTTAAAAACCCGGCTTTTCCTCTGTATCATGCCAATCTAGAAGATCCGATGAAACAAGCGATAATTGCCGCTATGGAAGATGACGATTCAGTGGGCGGAATTGTGGAAGGCTTTATCACCGGGGCAAAACCGGGAATTGGTAATCCTTTTTTCGAATCGATTGAGAGTCAACTGTCAGCGTTGCTGTTCTCCATTCCCGCAGTCAAAGGGGTCACCTTTGGTGCCGGTTTTGATGTGGTTGAGCATCACGGCTCGGAAACCAACGATGCGTTAAGAATCACAAATGGCAAGATTGAAAGCCTGACCAATAATAATGGTGGGATTAACGGTGGCATTTCCAATGGCATGCCAATTGTTTTTCAAGTGGCTTTTAAACCGACCCCATCCATTGGGAAAGAACAGCAAACCATTAATTTGGCGCAAATGAAGGATGCGACCTTAAAAATAGAGGGGCGTCATGATCCCTGTATTGTTATTAGAGCCTTTCCGGTAGTAGAAGCGGTGACGGCGATTTGCATGGCAGATTTTTTACTTTGA
- a CDS encoding Ig-like domain-containing protein, whose translation MKKNSIISIIIILFILLTAILFVRGCSQEGSEMKNYNVAGTYTETSTYQNAEISVSGVNIENATYTGNVSITDAVIDGDIRLTNSAVQGELLVKGGGTIYLDGGSYQNITLEKQNVKLVLLGEAAVENLTIRSAATVVVDNQSKVKNLNVEKTASRTSITTQANGTIENIQSRGISDIVLNTPAKLVGFGPNAGGSTLVTNAIVDKIVAESKVVLTLNANVGSLLLTSTGEGTSITLGNNAVIASLGTETRVEIKGEGSVTSATTNDILNITGTITPDVVYLTTKPVVTDPNGGMTISTNTSRTANSTGSSSSSSSWFSENSSSGTIINSKYDAPPLNPVDPTPTPTPTPTPTPPSPPTNIAVTGIQVTPVEADVIMGNTLKLNAVVFPENATNQTVLWESSNPSVATVTNGVVTPVSNGEVTITARTQDGNKTDTSKVTVKTNISAVTMINTINAVNNSIAEIIAYDSSYSLPVVVIVQGFGSEIFPCTVNWSPNTVDTKKVGETTYTGTLVMPAGYVNLNNIQPSIFLTVQAQPVITASSALSSQRIYLNDDPAPVFVEASVTEDKVLTYQWSQRIGDVETPLPEVTGPIYDPPVSTTPGTVYYNCVITSENAVPVMVLAGIVVTSAEPVTIADPVDPNVTPDETASVAPVVATGLSEKPTITSQPTSISQLTGVALAASLAQATNTAQAALGSPKTESIPAAFSVEASITDGGTLTYQWFESKSLINADGTAIAGATNKTLDVDASGPAGTTYYYVEITNTKEGCLPETTVSLPVSFTVV comes from the coding sequence ATGAAAAAGAACTCAATTATCTCCATTATTATTATCCTATTTATCCTCCTTACCGCCATTTTGTTTGTTCGCGGCTGTAGCCAAGAAGGAAGCGAAATGAAAAACTACAATGTAGCGGGGACATACACCGAAACATCCACGTATCAAAATGCTGAAATTTCGGTTTCCGGCGTAAATATTGAAAACGCGACCTATACCGGTAACGTTTCAATTACCGATGCCGTTATCGATGGTGATATCCGTCTGACAAACTCCGCAGTGCAAGGCGAATTGCTGGTAAAAGGAGGTGGCACTATTTATCTGGATGGCGGTTCTTACCAGAACATCACCCTTGAAAAACAGAACGTAAAACTTGTTTTACTGGGCGAGGCTGCGGTCGAAAACCTCACCATCCGGTCAGCTGCTACTGTGGTCGTCGATAATCAGAGTAAGGTAAAAAACCTGAACGTTGAAAAAACAGCCAGTCGGACCTCGATTACCACCCAGGCGAATGGTACCATTGAAAACATCCAGTCCCGTGGTATCAGCGATATCGTGCTGAATACACCGGCTAAATTGGTTGGTTTTGGCCCCAATGCTGGCGGTTCAACCCTGGTGACCAATGCGATTGTCGATAAAATTGTCGCTGAGTCGAAGGTTGTGTTAACACTTAATGCTAATGTTGGTTCCTTATTGTTAACCAGTACCGGCGAAGGTACCAGTATCACCCTTGGAAACAATGCTGTGATTGCATCCCTCGGCACTGAGACCCGAGTCGAAATTAAGGGTGAAGGCTCTGTCACCAGTGCCACCACCAATGATATCTTAAACATTACTGGTACCATTACTCCGGATGTGGTTTATCTTACCACCAAACCAGTCGTCACCGATCCCAATGGCGGAATGACGATTTCAACGAATACCAGCCGAACTGCTAATTCCACCGGTAGCTCCAGTTCAAGTTCTAGCTGGTTTTCAGAGAATTCCAGTTCCGGTACTATCATTAATTCAAAATATGATGCACCACCTCTTAACCCGGTTGATCCAACCCCAACCCCAACACCAACACCAACACCAACACCACCTAGTCCACCCACAAATATTGCCGTAACGGGTATCCAGGTGACACCAGTCGAAGCGGATGTGATTATGGGTAATACCTTAAAATTGAACGCTGTTGTTTTCCCTGAGAATGCCACAAACCAAACCGTTTTATGGGAATCGTCCAATCCCAGCGTTGCAACAGTAACCAACGGTGTGGTCACCCCAGTTTCCAATGGCGAGGTTACTATTACCGCTCGAACTCAGGACGGTAATAAAACAGATACCAGTAAAGTCACCGTTAAAACAAATATATCTGCCGTCACGATGATTAACACGATTAACGCAGTGAATAACAGCATCGCCGAAATCATTGCGTATGATAGCAGCTACAGCTTACCGGTTGTAGTTATTGTCCAAGGCTTTGGCAGTGAAATATTCCCTTGTACCGTTAACTGGTCGCCGAATACGGTTGATACAAAAAAGGTTGGTGAAACGACCTATACTGGCACGCTTGTGATGCCAGCCGGATACGTAAATCTCAACAACATTCAACCCAGCATTTTTCTGACAGTCCAAGCTCAGCCAGTTATTACTGCCAGTTCTGCGCTGTCTTCCCAACGAATATACTTAAATGATGACCCTGCTCCAGTTTTTGTGGAGGCAAGTGTTACCGAAGATAAGGTCCTGACCTATCAATGGTCTCAACGGATTGGCGATGTTGAAACCCCCTTGCCGGAGGTTACCGGACCAATCTACGACCCACCAGTTTCAACAACACCGGGCACCGTCTATTACAATTGTGTAATTACATCAGAAAATGCTGTCCCAGTTATGGTTTTAGCCGGTATTGTTGTTACCAGTGCCGAACCCGTTACGATCGCCGATCCCGTTGATCCAAATGTTACACCTGATGAAACTGCTTCAGTCGCTCCGGTTGTAGCAACGGGTTTATCAGAAAAACCAACAATCACTTCTCAACCAACCAGCATTTCACAACTTACCGGTGTGGCTCTGGCAGCCAGTTTAGCTCAGGCGACCAATACCGCTCAGGCGGCTCTCGGTTCACCCAAAACTGAGTCCATCCCAGCCGCCTTCTCAGTGGAAGCCAGTATCACTGATGGCGGCACGTTGACCTACCAGTGGTTTGAAAGTAAAAGTCTGATCAATGCCGATGGCACCGCCATTGCCGGTGCCACCAACAAAACCTTGGATGTGGATGCTTCCGGTCCGGCCGGAACCACCTATTACTATGTCGAAATCACCAATACCAAAGAAGGCTGCTTACCAGAAACAACCGTCAGCCTCCCTGTCTCGTTCACCGTTGTTTAA
- a CDS encoding chorismate mutase, whose translation MKSLDEIRNKIDEIDAQMRVLFEQRMDCIKAVAEYKFSNHGNIFDQSREEKMLEKNLIQLKNKEYTKEYERFLQEILISSKDYQKDWIQKQEILESGK comes from the coding sequence TTGAAGTCATTAGATGAAATTAGAAATAAGATAGATGAGATTGATGCACAAATGCGAGTGCTTTTTGAACAGCGAATGGATTGTATAAAAGCGGTGGCTGAATATAAATTCAGTAATCATGGTAATATATTCGATCAAAGCCGGGAAGAAAAAATGCTGGAAAAAAATCTGATTCAATTGAAAAATAAGGAGTATACCAAAGAATATGAGCGCTTTTTACAGGAGATTCTAATCTCCAGTAAGGACTATCAGAAAGATTGGATCCAAAAACAAGAAATACTCGAAAGTGGTAAATAA